The window atttttaaaatgactggGTTTTGGCAAACACCAACTGAAACGTGTATGCGACTGTTTTCCTGAGCAACCGTGATTTGTTTTACAGCTGTTCAAGTTACCAAGTTGTTCTTCTATTGTAGGTTAACAAAATCTCGCTCTTTTTAAAGGTCACTGTAATTTGTTCAAATTTCTGGCACAATTTTATTAGTATTCCCTTCTGGAGCTAATAAGATACCACGGTTTTCTATGTTACTCTCATTGTAACATCAATAAAGTGACTTTCAATAAGAAATCAGTGTTCTTGTAATGTGTAATTTCCTTTAACCTTATTTTTCTCCCAGACTGTCTTTCAGAAGCTTTGTGGGGGTAATGTTTGggggctttcttttctgttctatgCCGTCCTAGAAGGGCCCATCTGCATGAGGAGAAATAGTGGTGCTTCCCGGAATGCTCGTTTTGTTGTACAGTTTCCTCAGCCGCAGGCAGCAGAGCCCCCTCCACGTGCCCACTGGCGTTGCCTCCTCTTCTGGCACCTTCCCCCTGACAAGGATCAGCTTCCTGCATCCGGCCTAGGGCTCAGGCAATGGTGtgtggttttggttttctttttcatatttttctgaagtgagaagtcgggaggcagaaagacagattcccacatgcgccccatcaagatccacccagcaagcccactagggggcgttgctccattgcaacaggagccattctagcacctgaggcagaggccatggagtcgtcctcagcgcctgggccaactttgctccagtggagccttggctgcaggaggggaagagagagatagaaaggagagggggaggggtggagaagcagatggcatgtctcttatgtgccctggctgggaatcaaacctgggacttccacatgcgggctgatgctctaccactcagccagcTAGCCAGGGTAGTGATGCTTTCTTAATGCTCACCTGTGTTGGGCTCTGAAGCAGTGGGCCTTGGAAGGCAGTACAGGGTCCCGGGCTCACTGACTAGCACACTGTCCCACCCGGCCGCTGCCTCGGCTCCCGTGCAGACATTTCCCCCACCAGCCTTTAGCCTGGTACTGGCACTTCCCTTGCTGAGGAACAACTAGTTTGTGAGAAAAATAGAAGACATTGATCAACGGCTTGGATATGTCATATGAACAAAAAGATTTGTGGTGACTACAGAGCTCCACTTCTTGTATTTCTAACACTTTAGGCCTGTGTGATAGTTCATTGAGATGAATGCTGAAACAGGAACCCGCTCAGCTGAGGGAAAGCAAAGTCTAGTTCAGAAAGAGCAGAAGCTTGAGCTCGGCCACCTCGTGGACCGACGGGAACCCCCTGCGGAAGCAGAGCCCGAACTCCACCCTGGCTCCACGGCGATGAGCGCTGTGTTCAGTGCAGGGAGACCGCTGTGCAGGCCTGCCCCTCGTCCCGGGGAGCCCAggcctcctgcagccacagccaaAGGGACATAAGGACTTCACAGCTCACGAATCTCTCGCAGCATAAGACTAAATAAAGCACACATCTGGAAAATTAAATCTTGAGTTGGGgcaattttaaaaacctaattttCCAAATAATTGAAATATTCAGGTTTGACCTGGGAACTGTACCATGCTTCAAGAAAAAaggaccacctgaccaggtgatggcacagtggatcaagtgtcagacagggatgtggagcacccgggttcgagaccctgaggcgcAGGCACATctagtttgaacaaggctcaccagcttgagcccaaggtcgctggcttgagcaaggggtcactcagtctgctgtggacCCCCGGTCAAGGGgactgagaaagcagtcaatgaacaactaaggtgctgcaaaaaattgatgcttctcatctctgtcttcctgtctgtccctatctgtccctctctctggatctctgtcacaaaaacaaaaaaagtaaaaaggaccAAGAAACAGTTGACAAGAAGTGGGTGAGGTTGCACAGGAAATACATTATGAATGAAACACAGAAACCgacataaaatagaaataaggcAACATGAGATTCACTTGTAATGAAGACTTTGGCTGTAATTAAAGAAAGGGGATGTCTACTTCAAATGTGTCAAGGGAAGGAAACTTGCTAGCTGCTGAGATGTGCTCAAGACTAGTTAGTCTCCATGCTTTCGGAAAGAAACAGCAAAAGAAGTGGAGAAGATAAGAGAGTTGCTACAAGGTGTCAATAATTAAAGTTGAATTATTTCCAGAGACAAGGTTTTGGAATACTTTAGCACTTCATCAAAAGCAAATTGAGAACCATGACTGATGCACACACCTTGGGACTTCTCAGAGCAGCCAGAGGGTTCAAATATGGCCCAGACCTTTGAGTCAGCAAGGTCCTTACCTTCCTCCTTACAGGTTAGTCATCCAACAAATGCCATTTCCTTGAACTATGACTTTCTCGGAGGATCCTGGTGAGTTCgaagcacacagcaggtgctgggGCTGGAAGGATTCCCTTCCTTCTGGTCCTCTGAGCCCCATCTGGCCCTTTTCTGGACAGCTCAGGATCCAGCACTGCTTTGTGGCCTAAGACACTACGTCTGGAATGAAATCTACACTCACCACATATCACAAGGTGTGGCaatagtaggtttacagttacgAGTATGCAAAAGTTTCTTACACTATTATTTGttactgtattagtttccatACAAacactgtaaacccacttttgcccactCTGTATATAGCCGGCTGCCTCACATTCAAGTCAGTAGCCCAGGCACGACTACCTGACATAAACACATAAGTTAGGTCTgaataaatacacataaaatgaatataaatagttTTAgcgacatttgaaaaaaataactagtGAACTGTGGCCAAAGATgcttagaaatgttttattttcactgaTGATCAAAATGGCAGTTGTCACATTGTACCCTAAAATTAGGCATTCTGGCAGGGAGACAAACacaaatgtcattattttatctGTTAAGCTCACAAAAAAGAGCAAACCAGGCCAGCTTTGaatttaagaaacagaaacaagatTGGTGTTTATTATACCAACACATTTTTTCATATTCAGATTTACCCCAGGAAGTGAAAAAAATCTCCCtttcagatgtggaaactgaggctctgagacgACCTAAAATGATGAAACCACATATGCAGTGAGAGGCGCAGCCAGCATTAGAATCCAGATCTTAAAGCGCATGGTTtaccagtttttataaaaagcccTCATTACAAATGGAGACGTGCTTAGCAGAGAACACTTGGGCAAATAATAGGAGGGAAGAAAATGAACTCGAGATCCTGATTCCCAGTGGCCGTCTCCTCAACATTTTGCtgtgtatatattataatgtGACTGAACACATGGACAGCAAAATGGAAGTatcgatttttaaaaattagcatcttctgattttaaaaggaaagcacacacattttagaaaacttggaaaatactGAAATGTATAAAGGAAGTTAAATCACCTAGCATTCTATCAGCCAAAATACtcagttaatatttttacatatttcctTAGTTTGtcctattaattttcttttttacatagtTAAGCTCATAATGTACAAGGTTTTTAATTAACAAAGGTCTACGTTGATGCGAAGGAAGCTCTCAGGTACAGACGCGGTATTTGTCGCTCAAATTACTCAACTGGTTTTCAAGAGGCAGAAAAGAATCACTCCTGTTCCCGTCCACTCCTACGAGCCTCAAAACACCTGTGAGCCTTAACGTCTGCTGCTTCCACCAGGGTGAGCCCTGACCTGGGTTACCGTGGCCTTTCTGCAGCCAAGTAGGTCTGAACCATTTTACATAAGAATCCTCCACACACAAAGCTTTTAATGCCAGTAAAAGCCCTTCTAGGAGAGGAATGACAACAGCTGTTGTCTGATGAAAAGGTCTTATTAGTATCCTAcaatgaaaaagatataatgtgcCTTAAACATTTTGCAGACTGAAACAGGTTTAGCAAGGAAAGAAGGCATATGACAATGGCTCAAGGAAGTTCTGTTTGACAATGGCTCAAGAAGTTCCAGTCGGTGTGACAGAACTGGTCTTATGTTAATACAGTTCCAAAGAATTTATTATctacactaaaaacaaaaccctcagaTGTATATACAGTAATAAACCTTTACAACAGCTGGTTCGGGAAACGTGGCGAGGCGGGTTTACACACGTTACTGCAGGCGAGGAGCGGGCGAGAACTCTGGCCGGAATGTGGGTGACATCACACAGCTTCCTCTTGACTCAAATACTCATGACACACTGAATGAACTGAAAGAGGAAAGTCCGCGTCACACCACAGTCGCTTCAACTTAATTCACCCGAACTTCTTTTTAGGTAGCCTACGTTTCTGTGTTCTGATCTGAATTGTGGATTTCAAATACTAGTCCTTTATAAAAAGAGTAATGACATATGGAAAGGTTCAGGTTTTGAGGGAAGCAGTCTAATATAAAAGCCAGTGGGTTTCTCACCAAAGTTTACAGGGAGCAGGTCTCACTCCAATGGGTAAAGAAgtatttaaattccaaataatatcTAAACACTCTGGAAATGGGCGTGGTTAAAGGTACCACCTCACAAATTGAAATGACAgttgagtttttaaatttatatcatgTGGAGACTTCCAAACTGCACAGGATTACTTCATTACTCAAACAGAGCTCCTTTAAACAGTCTATTCCCTTAAAATCTGCTTAATTGAACCATGGCATGCAAGTATATGTATGCCCAGAGACAGGGTATCTGACCCTTCTGCGATTCGGAAACGCCAGCGCAGAAGCATCAGAATGTGCTGTGAGATGTTGGAAATGCGCCACCACTGAACATACACCAACAGACTGCCttctctcagttttctttttcactctCCTAACACCAGTGAGGACTGGGCACTGCTGATCCTCGCAGCATTCCCGCCAGGCCAAGCTGATCATCCCTACACGTCAGGGAAAAGGAAACTAAGGACCAAGATGTTTAGGTATCTTTCAAGTGGCCCCTCTGAGGCTGGAGACTGCACACTTTCCACTCCACGGGCTGCCTCTCCACCTTTGGAAACAGTGACGGGACTGTCACCTGAGAAGCTGCACACTAAAGAGAACACAtctttaagcagaaaaaaaatcaacatatttACACATACGCCTTTTAAAGTGTATGCATGACTGCAGCAGCTGCTAAGCCAAATACATGTGTATCTTTGTATTTTGTTATGGAGAAACATATAGTATATCATTATCACAGTGATTATATACTAaaagtaatttagaaaaaatcaatggctttaaaacaaaaaatggagaaataaccAAACATTTCCCTAGTTAAGTGTATCAAACTAATGCAGTCAAAGGTGGCCCTTGGTTACATTTGCGCAGGTGGCATGGCCGTATCCTACCTCATTTAGTGTGGCTGTTTAATAAATAACCTAGTTTTAAATTGTGACTTATATTTGTACCTGATGTCTTCAATGAAGGAAATGGCTGTGTTGAAGACAGTTCTGAGCTGTTAATTATTACTTCTCAGTGATTGTGATGAAGGCAAAATTAGACACAACTTCTGCATGATGTTTTCCAAAGACATTTCTGATGAAATCTCACAATAGCCCAGTGAAGAAGGCATTATTACTACTTCCTCTTCCCTCAAAAGCAGTCTTGGAGCAACGAAAAACCTGCCTAAGTGACCTAGCTAATGAGTGAGACAAGCTCAGCTTTGACCCAGGTCTTCTAAGCAAACAGTGGTTTATGGATAAgatgaataataaatgaaattagtAAAATTTTGAATGGTAACTCCTGATCATGTAAGCATCCTTAAGATGCTCTTAACAGTTAACTTTAAAAGGGACACCCATTTGGTATACATCTTATTCATCCCCTCAGTTCGGAATTCACTGAGACTTACATCATCATATGGGAAATTCACAACACCTTGTTGACCAGTATCCCGTCTTCGAAAGTTGTCtgtaaaacattaaaattcatgttgtgtttttttttgacaTCTTATATGAACTCAATAGTTAATTATTTTGGCTTTGGGTTTACACTGCAATAACATTTACATTGTACAACAGGCCAACATAACCAAAACATCAAAGCAAAGAAGCCAACTATATGAATATGAACAGAAATAACACAAAACAAAGTAATACGATGTGCAAGAGTTGGCCAACTATCTTTGTCAATGTGGGGCCAGAAGAAAACACCCTATCTCAAAGTCAGTAGGAGCAGCGCGACAATTTCAAACTTCTTAATATCATAGATATTGTTAGATTAGGAAATAGATGGGTGGAGTCCCTACTGTGACAAGTGGGCTGTGATCAAATATTCCACCCATTTGAGCTCTGCCTTACTGAAGAGGatttactttaataataataaaatctgccCTCAGATTTTTGTTaggataaaaaattataaagcccaatatttaaaaaagttaaaagagaagaatggaacaagaaaagatacacaaaagaaagaaaaagaacagagggaATAGGAAAGTATAGAATTACTCATATCTCAGCATTTAAGAAATATACCTGAAACAGATGACcactattttaaattactttccaTCAGGAAGAAATAGGAGAGTGAGCTACAAATGAGTAATTtcactctttttaaatatttcacataCTAGGAAGGAGAAATCACAGAATATTGCTCATACTCTGATCAAAGAATTAGTTTGTTATGTTTTGAAACATTTCAGTAAAATTtagttaggattttttttttttttcatttttctgaagctggaaacggggaagcagtcagactgactcccgcatgcgcccaaccaggatccacccagcatgcccaccagggggtgatgttctgcccctctggggcgtcagtctgttgcatccagagccattctagcgcctgaggcagaggccacagagccatccccagtgcccgggccatctttgctccaatggagcctcggctgcgggaggggaagagagagacagagaggaaggagaggggggggtggagaagcagatgggcacttctcctgtgtgccctggctgggaatcgaacccaggactcctgcacgccaggccgacgctctacagctgagctaaccggccagggccagttaggATTCTTTAAATGCAGATCATGTACACACCGcaaacatttttggaaaaaaattattctgctaGACTGAGTTTAACAGCAATGTTAAAAAGCCACTTAAGTTAGAAAAAAAGGGAcaacaaaaattcagaaacacTGAGAAATGAAATGTCATAATAATCTGTGTCTTTTTGGCCTATGGCGACGACACCAGCTCTAAGAACACACCTGTCAGAGCTCGCAGTTTGACGCAGCAGGCGATGTAGTCATCGAACGTGATCTTCCCATTGGTGCTGTATCGCTTCGCAATTGAATTCACGGCCTGGGGACTCAACCGAAATCCTGAAAGGAAGAAAACCCATCCAGCCAAAAAAATTCAAGGATTACaggaaaatcattaaaaataaccaaGCACAATTGTTTAAGACTGAGAGTACTCCTTTGAATTATGAATATACAATACTTCTAGAAGACAGAAACTGCCTTTAATGTAGCACTTAGCtttagaaattgaaaaaagacCCACACCCACCCATGGCAGTCAGGGCCTTCTGCAGTTCCTGCGGGTCCACCGTTCCGCTCCTGTCGCTGTCGAAACTGGTGAAGTGTTGTCTCCAGCCGTTCAGGACAGACCAGAGTTCCTTAAATTCACTGAAACCCATTGTGCCTGACAGATCTCTCTGAACTGTAATTAAGGATTACAgcatctttttttggggggggggcaacatTTTCTAATGATTAAATCATAGAGCAAAGATAAGGAAATCTAATGTTCTTTCTGCTGAAATGGTTGAAAATGGTACACATTCTTCTTGGTATGATGTAACGAAAACAAATTCTAATGATACAATAAAAGGGCCCATAGAGAAAAAGTTCTGAGTACATCTTTTCATTGTGGGAAAGAGATCATCTATGTGATAATGGTTAGAAGGAAATGCCGTGGCCACTGCGAGCCACATGTAACAAGCGCTTGTTACTGGAACTGGTAGTTTCTGGGTGCCCATGGGTCCACGGTGGCCCCAATACAGCCCTGGTAAGCCCTCCCAGACGCGGGGCCTTCATCTTTGGAAATGAGATGGGATGGAAGGCACTGTAGGGGCAGCAGTTGCTAAACTGAGTCCAGCCAGGTGCTGTGAAAACTGCACTGCTTGCAGGTCGGGTGTGAGCGACAGGAGCAGTCGCCATTGAAGCGGGAAACCTCCCTGACCACCCGGAGTGCCGTCCTGTTCTCCTTGATGCTTCTGTGAATGAGCAACCAACATTCCACTTACTAAGCTGCCTTTTTTCAAATTCCACCTTCAAAACTAAAGATTTCGGGAAAATTTGGGGGTTGTCACTGTGTTTATCAGGTTATTAATTCTTAGATGAATTCCTTTAGGGAGGAATTTTTTTGACAAGAAAAAATACTCTAGACAGCAATCCAGGTAAAGGATACATCCAGCATTGAAACCATCAGCCGACAAGTCTCTAGGTTAAAGGCtgttaaattaagaaatatatatacatattaatataatttcaaaaagtCAAATTATATTAGATACATTCAAATTAATTACGAATATGACTTACACACTTTCCTATGCTACTCAGATTCTGTGGAACTATATTATGTGGACCTTTTACGTAGATTTTTTTCCACATAGGATGTCTTCTAGCacccaaatttaattttaaaaaatttataggaATCTTTTCCAAAAGTATTGTATAATGTTTTTTCAGGTGTGATTATGCTTTTCAAGTGGGAGGGATGTCCTCATCTTTTAGAAAAGCATACACTGAAGTTATTTGTAGGTGAAATGACTGTTAAGGAATCTGGAATCTGCTTCTAAAGAAAAGACGCAGTATTGTAGATAAAGCAAAGCAACACAGTGCGAACTGCTGAAGCACAGTGCTGGGTACGGAGGAGTTCACTGTGGAATTATCTCTATTCCTGGATAGGCTTAAAGTCTTCTGTAATACAGTTTTTTAGAACCACGATGTATTATATCCTCCACGGTGAGCAGGAAGGTAGAGGGGCTTTGTTGCTACTCAGAATTGACTATAAATAGCTGGTTTACAGGTTCCTGGTCTAATCctattgttctttcttttccctttaatgTCAGGCGCTGAATGGTCACCTCCTGCCTCAGCTAGCCTGACCTCTTTTCACACAATAAGCTTATATATGAAACCTGATAAATCACTTGCTAGAACTGTGTGTTGAGTAAGAGAGCTGTGGGGTAAGATGCAGTGAGGACCTAGAGACTTCTCCTTAGTGAGAAAGACTTCATAGAAGAAACAGCAGTTAAGCCAAATCGTGAATGACGGAATGATGGGGACTTTGGTGACAACCAGGTAGAGCTGGGGGCCAGCATAAGCAAAGCAGGAAGTCCGGGCAGGCGAAGGAGGTGGGAGGAAGTGAGAACCTTGCAATGAGCCTTCCTTACAGAGGATATTGAATTCTTGATGcactgtttagttttattttactggCACCATTGAGCTACTCAAAAgatttttagaggaagagagtgaAACGTTAGAGCTATGTTTCAGGAAGAACAGAAatctggtcctttttttttttttttttttttttttttttttgtatttttctgaaatgagaagcggggaggcagacagacagattcccacaagcgcccgaccgggatccacatggtatgcccaccagggggcaatgctctgcccagctggggcagtTGCTTTGttgccatgcagccatcctcagtgccggggccatctttgctccaatggagccttggctgccggaggggaagagagagagaggaaggaaaggggaaagggtggagaagcagatgggtgcttctcctgtgtgccctggctgggaatcgaacccaggacttccatacacaatgc is drawn from Saccopteryx leptura isolate mSacLep1 chromosome 12, mSacLep1_pri_phased_curated, whole genome shotgun sequence and contains these coding sequences:
- the SRI gene encoding sorcin isoform X1, which encodes MSYPGHPGAGGGFYPGGYGGAPGGPAFPGQTQDPLYGYFAAVAGQDGQIDADELQRCLTQSGIAGGYKPFNLETCRLMVSMLDRDLSGTMGFSEFKELWSVLNGWRQHFTSFDSDRSGTVDPQELQKALTAMGFRLSPQAVNSIAKRYSTNGKITFDDYIACCVKLRALTDNFRRRDTGQQGVVNFPYDDFIQCVMSI
- the SRI gene encoding sorcin isoform X2 produces the protein MQYGGAPGGPAFPGQTQDPLYGYFAAVAGQDGQIDADELQRCLTQSGIAGGYKPFNLETCRLMVSMLDRDLSGTMGFSEFKELWSVLNGWRQHFTSFDSDRSGTVDPQELQKALTAMGFRLSPQAVNSIAKRYSTNGKITFDDYIACCVKLRALTDNFRRRDTGQQGVVNFPYDDFIQCVMSI